The following are encoded in a window of Perca flavescens isolate YP-PL-M2 chromosome 24, PFLA_1.0, whole genome shotgun sequence genomic DNA:
- the aox6 gene encoding aldehyde oxidase 6 isoform X2, with amino-acid sequence MVMSIYTLLRNRPQPAMDDITHALQGNLCRCTGYRPIIDGCRTFCQEADCCQANGAGDCCLAGEETLEETQREKPELFNKREFLPLDPTQELIFPPELILWAERAPPQTLTFRGERMMWVSPASLEELVQLKTRNPEAPLVMGNTNIGPDIKFKGALHPLIISPTRVLDLFEVTQTPHGVWVGAGCSLTEVRSLLEKLLPQFPEEKTEVFRALSQQLGNVGSLQIRNVASLGGNIMSAYPNSDLNPVLAAGNCKVSVISNGGRREVPLNRDFFVSFGKTILKPEEIVVSVFIPFSRKGELVRVYRQAPRKESSFSTVTTGMRVFFSEGSSVVQDVSIYYGGMGPTTVSAIQTCTAIVTRPWDDETLSRAYDVLLDELVLPPSAPGGKVEFRRSLMLSFLFKFYLEVLQKLREMNVITEELPETMQIQPLPREIQPGLQEFQHVPKDQRDQDPVGRPIMHRSAISQATGEAVYCDDIPRTDGELFLALVTSSRAHANITGLDVSEALRLPGVVDVITAKDVPGQKVRKMFGYEEALLAETEVSCVGQMICAVVADTRAHARRGAAAVKIGYEDLPEPLFTVEEASEKLSFFEPRRMIEKGNVAEAFKTVDHVHQGEFRMGGQEHFYMETQSMLVVPVGEETEFNAYVSTQWPTGTQDAIAEVLGIPSNRVTCHVKRIGGAFGGKVVKTATLACITAVAAWKTNRAVRCVLERGEDMLISGARHPVLGKYKVGFMNDGRIMAADMQYYTNAGNTVDESPLVVEKILLHIDNAYDIPNLRGHGAACRTNLPSNTAFRGFGVPQSIMVLENMLNDVAMVLGRPADQIREINMYQGPSVTHYGLEFSPENLRRCWDQCKEKSDYAARRRATDRFNQDNRWKKRGVAIVPIKYGIAFAESFLNQAAALVHVYKDGSVLVSHGGTEMGQGLHTKMQQVASRELGIPPSKIYISETSTNTVPNTCPSAASYGTDANGMAVRNACQTLYQRLEPIRQKNPKGSWESWVKAAFFDKISLSATGFYRGPDLHMDWDKMAGRPYAYFTFGACFCEVELDCLTGDYRAVRTDIVMDIGRSVNPSMDIGQIEGAFLQGLGLYTLEELKFSPSGLLYTRGPSQYKIPAVCDVPLRFNVYLLPDSHNPHAIYSSKGIGEPALFLGSSVFFAIKDAVAAARSESGLVGPFPLDSPATPERACLACASPFTQKIPASTPGSFKPWALNI; translated from the exons GTAACCTGTGTCGCTGTACTGGGTACCGACCAATCATTGACGGCTGCAGGACCTTCTGTCAG GAAGCTGACTGTTGCCAAGCCAACGGAGCTGGAGACTGCTGCCTCGCCGGAGAGGAAACTCTGGAGGAAACCCAGCGT GAAAAGCCCGAGTTGTTTAATAAGAGAGAGTTTCTGCCCCTGGACCCGACACAGGAACTCATCTTCCCCCCCGAACTGATT CTGTGGGCAGAAAGGGCGCCCCCTCAGACACTGACCTTCCGCGGGGAGAGGATGATGTGGGTGTCCCCCGCCTCTCTGGAGGAGCTGGTCCAGCTCAAGACCAGGAACCCTGAAGCTCCGCTGGTGATGGGAAACACCAACATAG GTCCAGATATAAAGTTCAAAGGCGCCTTGCATCCGCTGATCATATCGCCAACCAGAGTTCTGGATCTGTTTGAAGTCACTCAGACGCCACACG GGGTGTGGGTGGGAGCGGGCTGCAGTCTCACCGAGGTTCGCTCTCTTTTGGAGAAGCTGCTTCCTCAGTTTCCGGAGGAGAAGACGGAAGTGTTCCGGGCCCTGAGCCAACAGCTGGGGAACGTGGGAAGCCTGCAGATCCGTAACGTTGCC TCTCTTGGGGGCAACATCATGAGTGCGTACCCAAACTCGGACCTCAACCCCGTTTTGGCCGCTGGGAACTGCAAAGTGAGCGTCATTTCAAACG GAGGAAGACGGGAGGTTCCTCTGAACAGAGACTTCTTTGTGAGCTTTGGGAAAACCATCCTGAAGCCAGAGGAGATTGTTGTGTCCGTCTTCATTCCCTTCTCCAGAAAG GGGGAGTTAGTCCGAGTTTACCGCCAGGCTCCGAGGAAGGAGAGCTCCTTCTCCACGGTGACCACTGGGATGCGAGTGTTTTTCTCAGAGGGCTCCAGCGTGGTTCAGGACGTCAGTATTTACTACGGAGGAATGGGACCGACCACCGTCAGCGCCATCCAAACCTGCACAGCCATCGTCACGCG GCCGTGGGACGATGAGACCCTCAGCCGGGCCTACGACGTCCTCCTGGATGAGTTGGTCCTCCCTCCGTCGGCTCCAGGAGGAAAGGTGGAATTTCGTCGCTCGCTGATGCTCAGCTTTCTCTTTAAATTTTACCTGGAGGTCCTGCAGAAACTCCGAGAAATG AATGTGATTACAGAGGAGCTTCCTGAGACGATGCAGATCCAGCCGTTACCCAGAGAGATCCAACCGGGCCTGCAGGAGTTCCAG CATGTGCCAAAGGACCAGAGGGACCAGGACCCGGTGGGGCGTCCCATCATGCATCGCTCTGCCATCAGCCAGGCCACAGGGGAGGCCGTGTACTGTGACGACATCCCCCGAACAGACGGAGAGCTCTTCCTGGCTCTGGTTACCAGCTCTCGGGCGCACGCTAACATCAC AGGGCTGGATGTGAGCGAGGCTCTGCGGCTTCCCGGGGTCGTCGACGTCATCACGGCCAAAGATGTTCCCGGGCAGAAAGTTCGCAAAATGTTTGGTTATGAAGAGGCGCTGCTCGCTGAGACCGAG GTGTCGTGTGTCGGCCAGATGATATGTGCGGTGGTCGCTGATACGAGGGCGCACGCCAGACGAGGAGCAGCCGCCGTGAAGATTGGCTACGAAGACCTGCCGGAGCCGCTGTTCACCGTAGAG GAAGCCAGCGAGAAGTTGTCCTTCTTTGAGCCTCGGAGGATGATTGAGAAAGGAAATGTGGCCGAAGCCTTTAAAACTGTGGATCACGTTCATCAAG GAGAGTTTCGGATGGGCGGTCAGGAGCATTTCTACATGGAGACCCAGAGCATGCTGGTAGTTCCTGTCGGCGAGGAGACGGAGTTCAACGCTTACGTCTCCACCCAGTGGCCGACGGGAACTCAG GATGCAATCGCGGAGGTGTTGGGCATCCCATCCAACAGAGTCACCTGTCACGTCAAAAGAATAGGCGGAGCTTTCGGCGGGAAAGTCGTTAAAACGGCGACGCTGGCTTGTATTACCGCTGTGGCTGCGTGGAA GACCAATCGTGCAGTCCGCTGTGTCCTGGAGCGAGGAGAGGACATGCTAATCAGCGGAGCCCGTCACCCCGTCCTGGGAAAATACAAA GTGGGTTTCATGAATGATGGAAGGATCATGGCTGCAGATATGCAGTACTACACCAACGCTGGCAACACTGTGGATGAATCTCCTCTG GTGGTAGAGAAGATTCTGCTCCACATCGACAACGCCTATGACATCCCCAACCTGCGAGGCCACGGCGCCGCTTGCCGGACCAATCTGCCCTCCAACACCGCCTTCAGGGGGTTCGGCGTGCCCCAGAGCATCATGGTCCTGGAGAACATGCTCAACGACGTTGCCATGGTGCTGGGACGCCCTGCAGACCAG ATCCGGGAGATCAACATGTACCAGGGACCGTCCGTCACCCACTATGGGTTGGAGTTCAGCCCAGAGAACCTGCGGCGCTGCTGGGACCAGTGTAAGGAAAAGAGCGACTACGCCGCACGCCGCAGAGCCACTGACCGCTTTAACCAGGACAACCGCTGGAAGAAGAGAGGGGTGGCCATCGTACCCATTAAATACGGGATCGCATTTGCAGAGAGCTTCTTAAACCAG gctgcaGCTCTGGTCCACGTCTATAAAGACGGATCTGTTCTGGTCTCCCACGGCGGGACGGAGATGGGGCAGGGACTCCACACTAAAATGCAACAG GTGGCGAGTCGGGAGCTTGGTATCCCCCCCTCTAAGATCTACATCAGTGAAACCAGCACCAACACGGTTCCCAACACCTGCCCGTCGGCCGCCTCCTACGGCACAGACGCTAACGGCATGGCGGTCCGG AACGCCTGCCAGACTCTGTACCAGCGACTGGAGCCAATCAGGCAGAAGAACCCCAAAGGATCATGGGAGAGTTGG GTCAAAGCAGCATTTTTTGACAAAATCAGTTTATCAGCAACTGGATTCTACAG AGGCCCGGACCTTCACATGGACTGGGACAAGATGGCTGGGCGGCCCTACGCTTACTTCACATTTGGAGCGTGTTTCTGCGAGGTGGAGCTGGACTGCCTCACAGGAGACTACAGG GCGGTGAGGACGGACATTGTGATGGACATTGGTAGGAGTGTGAACCCCTCCATGGACATTGGCCAG aTTGAGGGAGCCTTCCTGCAGGGTTTGGGTCTCTACACTCTGGAGGAGTTGAAGTTTTCCCCCTCCGGGCTCCTGTACACTCGCGGCCCGTCTCAGTATAAGATCCCTGCGGTCTGCGACGTGCCGCTTCGCTTCAACGTTTATCTGCTGCCGGACTCCCACAACCCCCACGCCATCTACTCCTCAAAG GGTATTGGAGAACCCGCCCTCTTCCTGGGCAGTTCAGTGTTCTTCGCCATCAAAGACGCCGTGGCTGCAGCCCGCTCCGAGTCCGGTTTAGTCGGCCCGTTTCCCCTGGACAGCCCCGCGACACCAGAGAGGGCCTGTCTGGCCTGTGCCTCCCCGTTCACTCAGAAG attccAGCCAGCACACCAGGATCTTTCAAACCGTGGGCCTTAAACATCTAA
- the bzw1a gene encoding eIF5-mimic protein 2-A: MSNQKQQKPTLTGQRFKTRKRDEKERFDPTQFQESIVQGLNQTGSDLEAVAKFLDASGAKLDYRRYAETLFDILVAGGMLAPGGTLSDDLTRTEFCLFTAQEDLETMQAYAQVFNKLIRRYKYLEKGFEEEIKKLLLFLKGFTESERNKLAMLTGILLANGNISASILNSLYNENLVKEGVSAAFAVKLFKSWINEKDINSVAGSLRKVGMDNRLMELFPANKRSCEHFSKYFTDAGLKELSDFARNQQSIGARKELQKELQEQMARGDPQKEIIAFTKEEMKKSNLSEQAMINIIWTSVMSCVEWNKKEELVTEQAIKHLKQYSLLLKAFTSQGLSELSLLLKIQEYCYDNIHFMKAFQKIVVLLYKADVLSEEAILKWYTDAHVAKGKSVFLEQMKKFVEWLKNAEEESESEEEETD, translated from the exons ATGAGTAATCAAAAGCAGCAAAAGCCGACGCTAACTGGCCAGCGGTTCAAAACGAGGAAAAGAG ATGAAAAGGAGAGATTTGACCCTACTCAGTTTCAAGAAAGTATCGTACAAGGCTTGAATCAAACTGGCTCTGATTTGGAAGCGGTTGCGAAATTCCTTGATGCCTCTGGCGCCAAGCTTGACTACCGTCGCTATGCAGAGACTCTCTTTGACATCCTGGTGGCTGGCGGGATGCTGG CCCCGGGCGGGACTCTATCCGATGACTTGACCCGCACGGAGTTCTGCCTCTTCACGGCACAAGAAGACCTGGAAACAATGCAAGCATACGCTCAG GTTTTTAACAAGCTGATCCGGCGTTACAAGTACCTGGAGAAGGGTTTCGAAGAGGAGATCAAGAAG TTGCTGCTGTTTCTTAAAGGGTTCACTGAGTCAGAGCGCAACAAACTGGCCATGCTGACCGGCATCCTGCTGGCCAACGGCAACATATCAGCCTCCATCCTTAACAGCCTCTACAACGAGAACCTCGTCAAAGAGG GAGTATCTGCAGCCTTCGCTGTCAAGCTGTTCAAGTCATGGATCAATGAAAAGGACATCAACTCTGTTGCTGGCAGTCTACGCAAAGTCGGCATGGACAACAGGCTTATG GAACTCTTTCCTGCCAACAAACGGAGTTGCGAGCATTTTTCTAAGTACTTCACCGACGCCGGGCTCAAGGAGTTGTCCGACTTCGCCCGCAACCAGCAATCCATTGGCGCGCGCAAAGAGCTGCAGAAGGAGCTGCAGGAGCAGATGGCCCGCGGCGACCCTCAGAAGGAG ATTATCGCCTTCACCAAAGAGGAGATGAAGAAGTCCAACCTGTCGGAGCAGGCCATGATCAACATCATCTGGACCAGCGTGATGAGCTGCGTGGAGTGGAACAAGAAGGAAGAGCTGGTGACCGAACAAGCCATCAAACACTTGAAG CAATACAGCCTCCTGCTGAAAGCCTTCACCTCCCAGGGTCTGTCCGAGCTCAGCCTGCTGCTAAAGATCCAGGAGTACTGCTACGACAACATCCACTTCATGAAGGCCTTCCAGAAGATCGTGGTGCTCCTCTACAAAG CGGATGTTCTGAGTGAAGAGGCCATACTGAAGTGGTACACAGACGCCCACGTTGCCAAGGGGAAGAGCGTCTTCCTCGAGCAGATGAAAAAATTCGTGGAGTGGCTGAAGAATGCTGAGGAAG AGTCAGAGTCGGAGGAAGAAGAGACCGACTAA